From a single Nostoc sp. MS1 genomic region:
- a CDS encoding hydrogenase small subunit codes for MTNVLWLQGGACSGNTMSFLNAEEPTVCDLIADFGINVLWHPSLGLELGDRLQTLLWDCILGKTPLDILVFEGSVVNAPNGTGEWNRFADRPMKAWLTDLAKAANFVVAVGDCATWGGIPAMEPNPSESEGLQFLKRKEGGFLGKDYRSKAGLPVINIPGCPAHPDWITQILVAIATGRIADIALDDLNRPQTFFNTFTQTGCTRNVHFAYKASTAEFGQRKGCLFYDLGCRGPMTHSSCNRILWNKVSSKTRAGMPCLGCTEPEFPFFDLKPGTVFKTQTVMGVPKELPPGVKKKDYALLTMVAKDAAPDWAEEDFFTV; via the coding sequence ATGACTAACGTACTCTGGCTGCAAGGTGGAGCTTGTTCGGGCAACACCATGTCTTTTCTTAATGCCGAAGAGCCGACAGTCTGTGATTTAATTGCTGATTTTGGCATTAACGTACTGTGGCATCCCTCTTTGGGATTGGAACTAGGCGATCGCTTACAAACCTTACTTTGGGACTGCATCTTAGGCAAAACACCTTTAGATATTTTAGTATTTGAAGGTAGTGTCGTAAATGCACCCAACGGCACAGGCGAATGGAATCGATTTGCCGATCGCCCCATGAAAGCTTGGTTAACCGACCTCGCCAAAGCAGCGAATTTCGTCGTCGCTGTGGGCGACTGCGCCACCTGGGGCGGAATCCCCGCAATGGAACCAAACCCCAGCGAATCCGAAGGGTTGCAATTCCTCAAGCGTAAAGAAGGCGGCTTCTTAGGTAAAGACTATCGGTCTAAAGCTGGCTTACCAGTGATTAATATTCCCGGTTGTCCAGCACACCCTGATTGGATTACGCAGATATTAGTTGCGATCGCTACCGGACGCATAGCCGACATCGCCCTCGACGACCTCAACCGTCCGCAAACCTTCTTCAACACCTTCACCCAAACAGGTTGTACCCGTAACGTCCACTTCGCCTACAAAGCCTCTACGGCGGAATTTGGACAACGTAAAGGCTGCTTATTCTACGACTTGGGTTGTCGTGGCCCCATGACTCATTCCTCTTGTAACCGCATCCTCTGGAATAAGGTTTCTTCCAAAACCCGCGCCGGGATGCCCTGCTTAGGTTGCACAGAACCAGAGTTTCCCTTCTTTGACCTCAAACCCGGAACTGTATTTAAAACACAAACAGTCATGGGAGTTCCCAAAGAACTACCACCAGGAGTTAAGAAGAAAGACTACGCCCTTCTTACAATGGTCGCCAAAGATGCAGCACCAGATTGGGCAGAAGAAGACTTTTTTACTGTTTAG